CTGAGTCAGGTACGGATGTTGTCGACGAATTTATTACTGATTTTGAATTAACGTTCCCAATCTTAATGGATGAAGAGCTTGAGGTGTCTTTAGATTATCAAATTAGGCCGATTCCTACGTCCTTTATGGTGGATGAGGAAGGCGTTATTCGCTACAAAGCGCTTGGTGCTTTGAATTATGATTTGATGCTTCAAGCGTATGAAGGAATGAACTAAACGCTCTCTATTTTGTCCATTTTCACGTACAATAGGGGCAGGAGGTGGTCTTTAAGTGAAACAAACACTGTTGGTGGTTGAAGATGACCCCATGATCAGAAATCTCATTCGACTCTATCTTGAAAAAGCAGATTACGATGTGAAGACAGCTGGGGATGGGGAGGAAGCAAAAACCATTTTCTTACGAGATCATCCTTGCCTAGTGATTTTGGATTTAATGCTCCCGAAGATCAGTGGTGAGGAATTGTGTCAATGGTTCCGTGATCAGGAGAATAATGAAGTTTCGATAATCATGCTATCGGCAAAAGCGAGTACAAATGATAAGATTCAAGGGCTGAAAATGGGAGCAGACGGATATATGACAAAACCGTTTGAGCCGGAGGAGCTTGTAGCTCAGGTCGAAGCCGTGTTGCGCAGGACAGGCCAATTTTGTCAAAAAATCGCTTACGGTGGGCTTTGTATTAAGCCGCGTAAAGGAGAAGTGTTGTTATACAATCAACCGATTCATTTAACGAAGCATGAGTTTACGCTGTTGTTCTATTTGATGGAGCATCCGAATCAGGTGTTTTCAAGAGCCGATTTACTTGAACAACTGTATCCATATGGGGATCGTGACGTGATGGATCGGACGATTGATGCCCATGTGAAAAAGCTTCGTGAGAAAATCGAAGAAAGCTCTTCACAAAGGCGCCTGCAAACGGTTCGAGGGATGGGGTATATGTTTGTTCCGTAAAGACCAGCTTTTCTTACGACAACCAAAGAAGGTGTTTTGGCGTCTATTTATCTTTAACGTAGCTGTTACAACGCTGTTTATCGCCTTTAGCAGCGGTACGATTTATTACACGGCCTGTTTTTTAGTTGATAGAATCAGTGGTACAGAAAGTGCGCAACAGCTGCAATTTGATGCCGACTTGTTTTCCTATTTATTGCCGATTAGCATCGGTGCTATTTCTGGTGGAACGGTACTGCACTACGTCTTTACGCGACGCATCCTTAGCCCGTTGCGGGATTTAATTGCGTCTACAAAGAAAATGAAGCAAGGAGAGTATCCGCCTCCATTAATTGTGAAATCCGAAGATGAAATGGGCGAATTGATCGTTCAATTTAATGAAATGGTGCAGCAGCTCAAAGATACGAAGGAGCGGCACGAAAAAAAGGTATCTGATCTCTCGCACGAGTTTCGGACACCGCTTGCCAACCTTTCCGGCTATTTAAAGGCGCTAAAGAGTGGTGTTATTACAGGAGATCAACAACTGTATGAGTCACTGTATGATGAATCGCAGCGCCTCATTCGCATGGTCGAGCAGCTTGAGCAGCTGAAGGAATGGTACGAGGCGCCGATGAGCACGCTTTCCAGAACAGTAGATAACGAAATGCGTTCGCTTATCCATCAATCAGTGGCGATGTTTCGTCTCAGTTCAGCAGAAAACAACTGCACAATTGATGTGTCAGCAGATGAAGGATACGTCATGGAGCGTAATGGCGGTTTAAGTCAAGTGCTATATAATTTGTTAGACAATGCGATCCAACATTACGAAGGTGTGGGTGCGATTGTCGTACAAGGAGAAAAGATAGACGGGGCATACCGCGTTTCCGTGTCAGGACCAGGAAAGCCGATCCCGCCGGAAGCATCTAGCGCCGTTTTTGAGCGGTTTTATCGAGTGGATGCTTCTCGAGAAGGAAAAACAGGTGGGGCAGGTCTTGGCTTAGCCATTTCAAAGGAAATCGTTGAAAGACACGAAGGAGAGATCGGTATGTCGTCGAACAACGGTTATCATACGTTTTGGTTCACTGTTCCTGTGAATCATTAAACAGTGAGATGATTAGAAAAACACTACCGTCACAAGGTGCTCGCAGATTAAAGGAGTCATCGTGAGAATAAATAGTTCATGCGCGTGAGCGTATTAAACAGGCTATGCCTATGTCTATGTCTAAGTTCAGAATAGACATAGGCTCTTTTTACCTCTACGATCAAAGTCTTTTAATCAGAAACATATGTTTTGACGATGTAAGCCGCACGATAGCTTTGCTTTTACTCATTTCTCTTTACGAGTTGGCTAGCTGATTGAGCTGATGCTGGATAGATGTTAGCAGCCGTTGTCGTTCCACGGTCATTGCCTTTCCATTTGGCAAAACGATCGGCTCTCCTTCGACAATTGTGCGTTGTGCTCGGTCGATGTGAATGGGAACGAATTGCACATGCTCCCCTGTCTCTTTGACATAATAATCATCTACATGTAAAAAGCCTTCATACATTTGTCCAACTTCTGTAGACTGGCTAGTGTATTCAATATCAGGGAAAATGGCGATTGCTCTATTCTGTTTAAGTGCAGCTGCACTTTGTTTAAACGTTTGAATAATTTTACGCGAGCCCCGGTAGACAGGAATGGCACGCATAGAGTGCATGAAAGCACTGATCGCGTAAGACAATGGATAGGCCAGTATGGTCGCAAGCCATTTTGGCAGGCGAACACGCTTCGTCCACGTGTATTCTACATATTGTTTAAAGCACGATTTTCGCTGGCAAAACACATGGTAGACCCAGACGTGTATGGGGGCGGGGTGCCAAAGCATAAGCATGACCGGTCCCCAAAGGTTTTGATGGTGCCCTACATAAACGACCGGCTGATGGTGCGATCGTGTATAGACTTTGTACTTCGGCATCATCAAACGGATAAGAGCCCGAATCAATTTGAAGAATCGTCCATAGAAGGGTTGAGGTAGTGTAGTCATCGTTAACTTTCCTTTTTACGCGGTTGTGCTTGAAACAAACCACGGACTAAGTTTGCTGAAATGCGTACTGAGTCTTTGATTGGGTTAAAGTGTGAGCTTTCATTTTTCTTAAAGTACAATGTTTGAATAGGAACTTGATAAATCGGTAAGCCCCGCTTACTTGCATCGATCAGCATCGTCATTTCAAATTCAAAGCGTTCTCCGTGAAGCGTCAACAAATGAGGCAGATCTGTAGCATGAATCCCCCGCAATCCTGTCTGAGTATCCAGAAGGTTCTGTCTAAATAGAGCATGAAAGAGCATACACGTCATTTTATTCCCAAAATAGCTGCGAACAGGCACTTGAGGGGAATGAAAGTCACGACAGCCGAGAATGAGTCCATGTGTCGTTTTTTCGAGCGCGGCAGCAACACGAAGGACATCTTGCACGGCATGTTGACCATCGGCATCTGCTGTTACAACACCGCAATGAGAAAAGCCTTTTTCAATGAAGTGCATAAACGCTGTTTTAAGTGCTCTCCCTTTACCTTGATTCAGAGAGTGCGTCAATACGGTGCAGTATTCAGCAACATTGAGCTTGTTAAACAACGGATGGGTGCTTTTGTCACTTCCATCATTTACGATAATGATCTTTTCACATCCATGCATGTGCAACTCTTCTACATAAGCGAGCAAAGAAGGTTCAGGATTTAGCGCGGGAATGACAACCGCTGCGTCTGTCATGTCAAAATGCTCCTTTCACAAATGATCCTATAGGAGGCACGTCTGCTTTACAGAAGAGATCGTTCACGAGAGAGAAAATTCCAAATGTTATTTTCCCATGATATGTAAGCGGCAAACCTCTAATGATGTTCCCTTTACGAGAGGAAGGTCAGCAAACGATGTCATAAGTGAGGCGGTGAGGGAATATACGTGTCGTAGTCATTTGCCTTGAGCTTATTCATCTTTATTAAGATTATATCTCACGAGTGGCAAAAGTATGCCGAGATGTAAAAGGGAGTTTAAAAATGAGTCCATGTCAGACATTTTTTATGATGGTGACAGGCACGTATATATTCCTTTTCTGAAAAAGCAGCGTAATGGGAAACGTCCTTTTTTATGAATGATCCAGTTTAAGGAGTCTATGAGACTATCTCATAAAAAGGAGACTTTTTTGACTCAAGATTTACCATTCCTACTTGTAGGGTTAGGACGAACATACTAGTATGATTACTAACTCTGTTTTTAGGTGGTTTATCCCTATGGAAAAACAGCATTCGCGAGTGATCGATACGATTTTGTTTGTGTCGCTCTTTTTTTTAACACTAGCACTCTTTTATAATCCTCCTGAACACCAACTTATTATGGGAGGAGCTGCTTTTTTATTTTCAATTATTCAATTTGTCCGTTATCGTCTTTTAAAGCTTGAGATTTCTACGTTTTTAGGGGGAGCGCTTTTATCCATTCAATGGGGTCTGGCTGTTTTAATTCAAGTGATTGACGGTACCTTCTTACCACAAATTTTCTTTTTTATTTTAATCGCAGAACTGGCTTTTACCGTACCGCAACATGTAAGTTTATCGTTTGCCATTTGGTGTTACGGAAGCTTTGTTTTTGGTGTGGCTGTTCATCATCAGTTTCCACCCTTTGAAAAGATCAATTTTGTCGTCCCACGGATACTGGAATATGCTTTAATCTGGGGATTTAGTTACATTGCAAAAACGGTGATTGACCAGCGCAATCAGTTGGATCATGCGTATGGTAAATTAAAAGAAAATGCTATGAAATTGGAAGAGAAAACGTTGTTGGAGGAGCGGATGCGTTTATCGCGTGATGTCCATGATACCGTTGGTCATACGTTAACGGCGGCCATCTTTGGTATTGAAACGAGTAAACAGAAGTTCAGCCAAAACGATCATGAACAAGGGATCAAGCATTTGGGACATGTTCAAGAGCAAATGAGAGCAAGTTTACAGCAGATTCGCCAGTACATTCATACGTTGTACGAGCAAAAGTCATTTTTACACTTTGAAAATAGCTTGCGACAATTGTTGAAAGATACAGAGGAGTCTTCGGGAGTTGAAATTGATGCGGCCATCTACGATATTCCTCCTTTGACGCCTGCTCAGGAGTTAACTGTTTACCGTGCGCTTCAAGAAGGGTTGACAAATGGGATTAAGCACGGAAAAAGCCGTTCATTTCAATTCGTTTTAAGAGGTGTCAATGAAAACCTCCACTTTCAACTAGACAATGATGGTACTTCTCCTGCCCGGATCCAATATGGTTTTGGTTTATCAACGATGGAAGAGCGTATACAAGCTCTTTGCGGGAAGCTTCAGCTGCAAATCAGACCGACCGGTGGGATGAGACTTTCTTTTTCGCTGCCTCTGACTGAGGAACAGTCCTATAGGAAGGAGGGTGAACATGCCTGTGACAAAAATCCTCATTGCAGACGATCA
The window above is part of the Litoribacterium kuwaitense genome. Proteins encoded here:
- a CDS encoding sensor histidine kinase, whose translation is MFRKDQLFLRQPKKVFWRLFIFNVAVTTLFIAFSSGTIYYTACFLVDRISGTESAQQLQFDADLFSYLLPISIGAISGGTVLHYVFTRRILSPLRDLIASTKKMKQGEYPPPLIVKSEDEMGELIVQFNEMVQQLKDTKERHEKKVSDLSHEFRTPLANLSGYLKALKSGVITGDQQLYESLYDESQRLIRMVEQLEQLKEWYEAPMSTLSRTVDNEMRSLIHQSVAMFRLSSAENNCTIDVSADEGYVMERNGGLSQVLYNLLDNAIQHYEGVGAIVVQGEKIDGAYRVSVSGPGKPIPPEASSAVFERFYRVDASREGKTGGAGLGLAISKEIVERHEGEIGMSSNNGYHTFWFTVPVNH
- a CDS encoding sensor histidine kinase translates to MEKQHSRVIDTILFVSLFFLTLALFYNPPEHQLIMGGAAFLFSIIQFVRYRLLKLEISTFLGGALLSIQWGLAVLIQVIDGTFLPQIFFFILIAELAFTVPQHVSLSFAIWCYGSFVFGVAVHHQFPPFEKINFVVPRILEYALIWGFSYIAKTVIDQRNQLDHAYGKLKENAMKLEEKTLLEERMRLSRDVHDTVGHTLTAAIFGIETSKQKFSQNDHEQGIKHLGHVQEQMRASLQQIRQYIHTLYEQKSFLHFENSLRQLLKDTEESSGVEIDAAIYDIPPLTPAQELTVYRALQEGLTNGIKHGKSRSFQFVLRGVNENLHFQLDNDGTSPARIQYGFGLSTMEERIQALCGKLQLQIRPTGGMRLSFSLPLTEEQSYRKEGEHACDKNPHCRRSTNDS
- a CDS encoding lysophospholipid acyltransferase family protein is translated as MTTLPQPFYGRFFKLIRALIRLMMPKYKVYTRSHHQPVVYVGHHQNLWGPVMLMLWHPAPIHVWVYHVFCQRKSCFKQYVEYTWTKRVRLPKWLATILAYPLSYAISAFMHSMRAIPVYRGSRKIIQTFKQSAAALKQNRAIAIFPDIEYTSQSTEVGQMYEGFLHVDDYYVKETGEHVQFVPIHIDRAQRTIVEGEPIVLPNGKAMTVERQRLLTSIQHQLNQLANS
- a CDS encoding response regulator transcription factor; protein product: MKQTLLVVEDDPMIRNLIRLYLEKADYDVKTAGDGEEAKTIFLRDHPCLVILDLMLPKISGEELCQWFRDQENNEVSIIMLSAKASTNDKIQGLKMGADGYMTKPFEPEELVAQVEAVLRRTGQFCQKIAYGGLCIKPRKGEVLLYNQPIHLTKHEFTLLFYLMEHPNQVFSRADLLEQLYPYGDRDVMDRTIDAHVKKLREKIEESSSQRRLQTVRGMGYMFVP
- a CDS encoding glycosyltransferase family 2 protein, yielding MTDAAVVIPALNPEPSLLAYVEELHMHGCEKIIIVNDGSDKSTHPLFNKLNVAEYCTVLTHSLNQGKGRALKTAFMHFIEKGFSHCGVVTADADGQHAVQDVLRVAAALEKTTHGLILGCRDFHSPQVPVRSYFGNKMTCMLFHALFRQNLLDTQTGLRGIHATDLPHLLTLHGERFEFEMTMLIDASKRGLPIYQVPIQTLYFKKNESSHFNPIKDSVRISANLVRGLFQAQPRKKES